The following DNA comes from Mesorhizobium sp. B2-1-8.
AGCGATCTCGCCTGGCAGCTTTTCGGCCATCTTCCGTCCGGATGGGCGCGGGTGCAGGCAATCGTCGGCTATGTCCACAACCGCCTGTCCTTCGGCTATGGCTATGCGCGTTCGACCCGCACCGCCGCGCAGGCGCACGAGGAACGCGTCGGGGTGTGCCGCGACTTCGCCCATCTGGCGATCACGCTTTGCCGTTGCATGAACATTCCGGCGCGCTACGTGAACGGCTATCTCGGCGACATCGGTGTGCCGGCCGATCCGGCGCCGATGGATTTCTCGGCCTGGATGGAGGCGTTCCTCGACGGCAAATGGTACACGTTCGATCCGCGCCACAACCGGCCCAGGATCGGCCGCGTCGTCATCGCGCGCGGGCGCGACGCCATCGACGTTCCCTTGCTGCACAGTTTCGGCCCGCACCGGCTCACCCTGTTCAAGGTATGGACCTACGAACAGCAAGGCAGGCTGTTCAATCCACCCCACCGCGGCATCGACAGGACGGTCAGCGCACAGATGCTGGCCTAGCTATGTTGATATTCAGGTGAGGCCGGCCTGACCTGAATATCAACACACCTGGGCAGGTTTCTGCCTCGGCATGCCTCGCAATCCTGGGACAGTTGCTCCCGCTTCGGCACAGAAGGCCTGTGCCGCAACAGGACGTCGCCAAGGCTTCGGCAATTGCCTCGTGTCGAGCATGGTAAGCGCCTGGTAAACGCGGCGGCGATCGTGCTTTTTCGTTTACCAGCCGTTCACCTTCACGAAGGACGAAAGCAAGGAAAAACAACAGCTTGATGTCTGGCCGAAAATGTCCCGGCGTGAGGCGATGTCATCCGGCTGGAATCCTGCATTGCCCTGTTCGCGGCGACGAGGCCGAGGCAAGCGGAGGCTGTTGGATGCGGAATTACGGGGGTCTTGTTCACGCGGTCGGCGGGTTCGCCAGAGATCGCGGTGGAAATTTCGCGGTCCTGTTCGGCTTTGCTGCCTCGGTCTTGGCGCTGGTCGCGGGCTTTTCGGTCAATGTCGCGCAGCTCTACAATGCCAGATCGAGCCTGCAGGGCGTGGTCGATGCGGCGGTGACATCGACGGCGCGTGACCTGACCACCGGCGCCACCAAGGAAGCCGACGCCGACAAATCCGTGCAGGCCTTTCTCGACGCCAACGCTACCGCCGGAATTCTGCACGCCGGCCAGATCGTGCTCGACAAGCTGATCGTCGACAGGACCGCCAAAACGGTCCAGGCGGATGCCCATGTCGATGTCGGCCTCTATTTCCCGTTGTTCAGCACCGGTGACATGCAGCGCGTCGGTGCTTCCACCACAGCGCTCTATTCCGACAAGCAGATAGAGGTGGCCATGATGCTCGACATAACGGGATCGATGGCCAAGCGGGGCAACGTCAACAAGATCGGCGACCTGATAGCCGCCGCGCGAAATGCAGTCCAGACGATGCTCGAGAACCAGGACCCGAAGAACCCCCGCGTCCGTGTCGCGATTGTGCCTTATGCATCTGGCGTGAACGCCGGCAAACTGGCCGAAAACGTCTATGCCGAAAAGCAAGGGAGTTCCGAGCTGCCACCCGTCGCCGGCAGTTCGCTTCTCGTTGCCAAGACGGGCAAAAATCTGCTGCCGTCCTTCAGCGACTACATCTCCATTGTTGGTGCGGCCATGCCGCGCCCGGATAATTGCGCTACGGAGCGCAAGAACAAAAACGGCGATGCGGATTTGAGCGCCGACGGCCCAGACACTGTTCGCACAGACAGGAACGGCAAGAAATATTATGCCCTGGTCAACCGGGATGATCATCTCAGCGGCGAGGGAATGAACAGATGTCCTGACGCGCAAGTGATTCCGCTGACCGCGGATTCCGATGCATTGCTTGATTCGATCGACGACTTCCGGGCCGGTGGTTTTACAGCCGGCGCGATCGCCATTCAGTGGACCTATTATATGCTGTCGCCGCAATGGCGCGCCGCAATCAAGAATGCCGGCCTCGGCAACGGCGCTTCGAACGCCGATCCGAAGAAGATTGCCAAGGTCGCAATCCTGATGACCGATGGCCAGTTCAATACGGCCTTCGCGGGTGCCGCCGGGAGCTACAACGGCCAGGGTAACCTTGCGCGCGGCAATGCTGAAACGCTGTGCGACAACATGAAAAATGACGGCATCGAGATCTTCACCATCGGCTTCGACCTGAACGATAAGGACATGTCGGCAACCGAGCGGGACCAGGCAAAGGCGGTGCTAAAGGATTGTTCGTCGAAAGACGCCTCCGCCACAGAGAGACATTATTTCGAGGTGTCCACCGGAGCAGAATTGGACGGTGCCTTTCAGGAAATCATCCGCAACACCGAAAAGGTCATACTGACCCAATAACCCGTGAAACGGAAAAGGCCGCCGCTTCTTTCGAAGCCGGCGGCCTTCCGTGTTTCCGTCCATGGCGCGGCTCAATGGCGGTGACGCTCACGTCACCCGCCGCGCATCTCGCGCCTTAACGGGAAGACTGCTTCCCGAAAGTGCAATCCGCTGAGGCCACGTTCTGGAAAACGAAATCACTCGACATCGGATCACCTCCTTTCGATTTGTTGAACACACCCTCATGATGGGGTGCGTTGCAGCAAATGACAAGTGCCATGCTGAAAAAGGCATCCTTGCCCGAAGATGGCGCCGCATGCTTTGGCTTGCGATCCAGGTCTCAAACGGACAAGATCGAGCCATCGACCGCGGGGAAGGGCATGGACGCCACCGAAAGAGCTGCGCGCATCGTTCGAACGGTAGTCGAGGCGGTGAAGCCCGGCTTCGCGGTCAGGCTGTGGACCGGCGAGCGGATCGGCCCCGCCACCGGCCCCGTGCTGGTCATCAACGACCACGACATTGTCTGGCAGATCGTTCGCCGACCCTCCCTGTCGACCCTCATCGAGATGTGGATTTCCAAGGCAGTCGACATCGAGGATGGATCGCTGTTCGATTTCTACGCCCTGCCTTCAACGGGCAAGCTGCGCTCGAAGCTGAAGGCATTGCCGAAATGGGCGCTTCTGCGTGACTTGCCGGCGGTGCTGTTTTCGAGAAAGCAGATGGCGTCGCGGGTCGATCTCGCTGGTCGCAACCCGTTCGTCAGCGGCTCCAGCAAGGAGGCGATCCAGCATCACTATGATATCTCGAATGCCTTCTACCGGCTCTTTCTCGACGAGCGCATGGTCTATAGCTGCGGGTATTTCCAGGATTTCGCAAACGGCATCGACGAGGCGCAGGTCGACAAGCTCGACCATATCTGCCGCAAGCTTCGGCTGAAACCCGGTGAAAGATTGCTCGACATCGGCTGCGGCTGGGGCGCGATGCTGATCCACGCCGCGAAAAATTACGGTGTCGTCGGACACGGCGTCTCGCTGTCGCAAGCCCAGACCTCACTAGCCCGCGAGCGCATTCGCGCCGAGGGTCTGGAGGACAGGATCACCATCGAGATAAAGTCCTACGCAGAGCTCACCGGCACCTTCGACAAGATATCGTCCATCGGTATGTTCGAGCATCTGGGCCTGGCAAACCATGTCGCCTACTTCTCCGCTGTCCATCGGCTGCTGAAACCGGGCGGCATCTATCTGCATCACGCCATCACGAGGCGCAGCAAAGGCGACATCAAGAAGACCCTGCGCAAGGGGCCGGAATACAAGGCGCTGATCAAATACATCTTCCCGGGTGGCGAGCTCGACACGATCGGCATGACGCTAGGCAATCTCGAAGCACACGGCTTCCTCGTCTACGATGTCGAGAATTTGCGCGAGCACTATGCCCGCACCTGCAGGCTTTGGGCCGAGCGTCTGCAGGCGCGGTTCGGCGAGGCGATCGCCGAGGTCGGCGAAGCCAAGGCGCGGCTGTGGCTGCTTTACCTGAGCGGCTGCTCCATCACCTTCGAACGCGCCTCGGCGCAGATATTCCAGACCGTCGCCACCAAACGCGCGCGAGGCCCGAGCGGCCTGCCACCGACACGGGCGGACCTTTATCGATAGGCTTGGATCGGGTCAGACGAACCGCATCGGCGCGCCGATCTCGACACGGCCGGGCTGGTCGACGGTGCAGTAGACGCCGAGATTGTGGGCGTTGTGGCGAACCAGGTTGCGCAGGATCCCCGGATCATTGTCGAAACCGTCCTGGGCAATGATGGTGAAGCCGCAGCGGCGGCACGGCTCGGAGATGGTCAGGACGAGGTCGCCGATGGCGAGCTTGCGGCCGATCCATTCCGTTTCGGGAAACGAGCCGTCGACCGGAGCCATGTCGACGACGATGTTGGGGCGGAAGCGGCGGGGATCGGCGGCGCCTTGCGGATGCAGCGCCTCCAGCCGCGACAGGGATGCCGTGGTCAGGAGATGGATCGGCGCCTTGCGGTAGCGTTCCGCGGTCAGCGGACCGGCATAGCCTGCCGCATTCTCCCTGCGGAACGGCCGGATCGAGGCGCCGAAGCCGAGATAGGCCGACACGGCGCGGTCGCATTCGGCGCCGGGTGCGGCGAGCCAGTCGCCATCGGGGATGGCGATTTCCAATTCGCCGCTACGGCTCAACCGGGTCCGGATGCGCGGCACCTTGTGCCATTTGGCGTCACGGTCGGGCCGGGCGATTTCATTGTCCGAGATATCGACGAGGCCGAACATACGGTCGCCCTCGATGCTGTCGGTGCCGACCAGGATGGCGTCCTGGCGCTCGCCGGCGAGCGAACTCGCCGGATAGCGCCACAAC
Coding sequences within:
- a CDS encoding SAM-dependent methyltransferase — encoded protein: MDATERAARIVRTVVEAVKPGFAVRLWTGERIGPATGPVLVINDHDIVWQIVRRPSLSTLIEMWISKAVDIEDGSLFDFYALPSTGKLRSKLKALPKWALLRDLPAVLFSRKQMASRVDLAGRNPFVSGSSKEAIQHHYDISNAFYRLFLDERMVYSCGYFQDFANGIDEAQVDKLDHICRKLRLKPGERLLDIGCGWGAMLIHAAKNYGVVGHGVSLSQAQTSLARERIRAEGLEDRITIEIKSYAELTGTFDKISSIGMFEHLGLANHVAYFSAVHRLLKPGGIYLHHAITRRSKGDIKKTLRKGPEYKALIKYIFPGGELDTIGMTLGNLEAHGFLVYDVENLREHYARTCRLWAERLQARFGEAIAEVGEAKARLWLLYLSGCSITFERASAQIFQTVATKRARGPSGLPPTRADLYR
- a CDS encoding transglutaminase-like domain-containing protein, producing the protein MLIRLGYEIAIECAEATPVISLLEIHKDRQGDIKRQTRVLISPSVPTRLYHDLHGNACRRFTAPAGGFRILYDAVVEDSGETDEVNTLAREMPVAELPDEVLFYLLGSRYCETDHLSDLAWQLFGHLPSGWARVQAIVGYVHNRLSFGYGYARSTRTAAQAHEERVGVCRDFAHLAITLCRCMNIPARYVNGYLGDIGVPADPAPMDFSAWMEAFLDGKWYTFDPRHNRPRIGRVVIARGRDAIDVPLLHSFGPHRLTLFKVWTYEQQGRLFNPPHRGIDRTVSAQMLA
- a CDS encoding MOSC domain-containing protein is translated as MREDAALGTVTQLWRYPASSLAGERQDAILVGTDSIEGDRMFGLVDISDNEIARPDRDAKWHKVPRIRTRLSRSGELEIAIPDGDWLAAPGAECDRAVSAYLGFGASIRPFRRENAAGYAGPLTAERYRKAPIHLLTTASLSRLEALHPQGAADPRRFRPNIVVDMAPVDGSFPETEWIGRKLAIGDLVLTISEPCRRCGFTIIAQDGFDNDPGILRNLVRHNAHNLGVYCTVDQPGRVEIGAPMRFV
- a CDS encoding TadE/TadG family type IV pilus assembly protein, with product MRNYGGLVHAVGGFARDRGGNFAVLFGFAASVLALVAGFSVNVAQLYNARSSLQGVVDAAVTSTARDLTTGATKEADADKSVQAFLDANATAGILHAGQIVLDKLIVDRTAKTVQADAHVDVGLYFPLFSTGDMQRVGASTTALYSDKQIEVAMMLDITGSMAKRGNVNKIGDLIAAARNAVQTMLENQDPKNPRVRVAIVPYASGVNAGKLAENVYAEKQGSSELPPVAGSSLLVAKTGKNLLPSFSDYISIVGAAMPRPDNCATERKNKNGDADLSADGPDTVRTDRNGKKYYALVNRDDHLSGEGMNRCPDAQVIPLTADSDALLDSIDDFRAGGFTAGAIAIQWTYYMLSPQWRAAIKNAGLGNGASNADPKKIAKVAILMTDGQFNTAFAGAAGSYNGQGNLARGNAETLCDNMKNDGIEIFTIGFDLNDKDMSATERDQAKAVLKDCSSKDASATERHYFEVSTGAELDGAFQEIIRNTEKVILTQ